The Malus domestica chromosome 13, GDT2T_hap1 genome includes a window with the following:
- the LOC103452654 gene encoding small ribosomal subunit protein bS1c yields the protein MASLAQQFTGLRCSPLSTSRLSKPSILPKQNKMPGLLPIVSAAVISNAQTKERLKLKEIFEDAHERCRTAPMEGVSFTLDSFYNALEKYDFNSEIGTKVRGTVFNIDNNGALVDITAKSSAYLPLEEACIHKIKSVEEVGIVPGVREEFVIIGENEADDSLILSLKSIQYDLAWERCRQLQAEDVVVKGKVVGANKGGVVAVVEGLRGFVPFSQISTKSTAEDLLEKEIPLKFVEVDEEQSRLVLSNRKAVADNQAQLGIGSVVLGTVQSLKPYGAFIDIGGINGLLHVSQISHDRVSDIATVLQPGDTLKVMILSHDRERGRVSLSTKKLEPTPGDMIRNPKLVFEKAEEMAQTFRQRIAQAEAMARADMLRFQPESGLTLSSDGILGPLTSDLPVEGLDLSDVPPAEVTD from the exons ATGGCGTCTCTGGCTCAGCAATTCACAGGCTTAAGATGCTCACCGCTCTCCACCTCGAGGCTCTCGAAGCCCTCAATCCTGCCGAAGCAAAACAAAATGCCTGGTTTGCTCCCCATCGTCTCCGCCGCGGTCATCTCGAATGCACAGACCAAAGAGCGCCTCAAGCTCAAGGAAATCTTCGAGGATGCTCACGAACGGTGTCGTACTGCCCCCATGGAAGGTGTCTCTTTCACTCTTGACTCCTTTTACAACGCTCTCGAGAAGTACGACTTCAATTCTGAGATTGGAACTAAG GTGAGGGGAACAGTTTTCAATATAGATAACAATGGAGCATTAGTTGACATTACTGCAAAATCTTCAGCATACTTGCCTCTTGAAGAGGCATGCATTCACAAAATAAAGAGTGTAGAAGAAGTGGGCATAGTTCCCGGAGTGAGAGAGGAGTTTGTGATTATTGGTGAAAACGAAGCTGACGATAGCTTGATCTTGAGCTTAAAGTCCATCCAGTATGACCTAGCATGGGAAAGATGTAGACAGCTCCAAGCTGAGGATGTTGTTGTCAAGGGTAAG GTTGTTGGTGCGAATAAAGGTGGAGTGGTGGCCGTGGTGGAAGGCCTTAGAGGTTTTGTTCCTTTCTCCCAGATATCAACA AAATCAACTGCCGAAGATCTTCTTGAAAAGGAGATTCCTCTGAAGTTTGTGGAGGTTGATGAAGAACAGTCTAGGCTTGTCCTCAGTAACCGCAAGGCCGTGGCAGACAACCAAGCACAGCTTGGAATTGGGTCAGTTGTCCTTGGTACTGTTCAGAGCTTGAAGCCATATGGTGCCTTTATCGACATTGGTGGAATCAACGGCCTTCTTCATGTTAGTCAGATCAGTCATGACCGAGTCTCTGATATTGCGACAGTTCTCCAACCTGGTGACACTCTCAAG gtcatgATATTGAGCCATGACCGTGAGAGAGGCCGTGTAAGTCTTTCTACCAAGAAGTTAGAACCTACTCCCGGTGACATGATTCGCAATCCAAAGCTTGTATTTGAGAAG GCGGAGGAGATGGCACAGACATTCCGGCAGAGAATTGCTCAAGCGGAAGCTATGGCTCGTGCGGACATGCTCCGTTTCCAGCCGGAG AGTGGGTTAACCCTCAGCTCCGACGGAATCTTGGGTCCTCTCACTTCGGACTTGCCAGTCGAGGGTTTAGATTTGAGCGACGTTCCCCCGGCTGAAGTGACTGACTGA